In Hyphomicrobiales bacterium, the following are encoded in one genomic region:
- a CDS encoding lipopolysaccharide transport periplasmic protein LptA: MTGFRTSRARLARAFCLALAAGAIGLAAGAASAQTFQDSFAGLGANGNDPIQIEANELEVRDKEQVAILKGNVHVRQKNAVLKAERIRIYYDGRPGAGNQDISRLVAGGTVVVTSGDQTATGETAEFDMKAQRLVMTGSVVLSKGANVVTGERLEINLKTGEARFRGTSRVRMLIEPKSLKKN, encoded by the coding sequence ATGACCGGTTTCCGCACCTCGCGCGCGCGGCTCGCCCGCGCCTTCTGCCTTGCCCTCGCGGCCGGAGCCATTGGTCTTGCCGCGGGCGCCGCGTCTGCGCAGACCTTTCAGGATTCCTTTGCCGGGCTCGGCGCCAACGGCAACGATCCGATCCAGATCGAGGCCAACGAGCTCGAGGTGCGCGACAAGGAGCAGGTCGCGATCCTCAAGGGCAACGTTCATGTCCGCCAGAAGAACGCGGTGCTCAAGGCCGAGCGGATCAGGATCTATTATGACGGCCGTCCCGGCGCCGGCAATCAGGACATCTCGCGGCTCGTCGCCGGCGGCACCGTCGTCGTCACCTCCGGCGATCAGACGGCGACCGGTGAGACGGCCGAATTCGACATGAAGGCGCAGCGGCTGGTGATGACCGGCTCCGTGGTGCTGTCGAAGGGTGCCAATGTGGTCACCGGCGAGCGCCTCGAGATCAACCTGAAGACCGGCGAAGCCCGTTTTCGCGGCACCTCCCGCGTCCGCATGCTGATCGAGCCGAAGAGCCTGAAGAAAAACTGA
- a CDS encoding ribonuclease D gives MTIRLHKGDLDDLSRYGDSVAIDTETLGLNPHRDRLCVVQLSPGDGTADVVQIARGQTEAPNLMRLLSDPDVTKIFHFARFDVAVLYKTFGVVTRPIFCTKIASRLVRTYTDRHGLKDVTRELVGVDLSKQQQSSDWAAETLTDAQLAYAASDVLHLHALKARLEEMLAREERTELAAACFDFLPTRALLDLAGWPDEDIFAHS, from the coding sequence ATGACCATCCGTCTCCACAAGGGCGATCTCGACGACCTTTCCCGCTACGGCGATTCCGTTGCCATCGACACCGAAACGCTGGGGCTCAACCCCCATCGCGACCGCCTTTGCGTGGTCCAGCTTTCGCCCGGCGACGGCACCGCGGATGTGGTCCAGATTGCCCGCGGCCAGACCGAGGCGCCGAACCTGATGCGGCTGCTGAGCGATCCCGACGTCACCAAGATCTTCCATTTCGCCCGTTTCGATGTCGCCGTGCTCTACAAGACCTTCGGCGTCGTCACCCGGCCGATCTTCTGCACCAAGATCGCCTCGCGTCTGGTGCGCACCTACACCGATCGGCACGGGCTGAAGGACGTCACCCGTGAGCTGGTCGGCGTCGATCTGTCGAAGCAGCAGCAAAGTTCGGACTGGGCGGCGGAGACGCTGACCGACGCGCAGCTTGCCTATGCCGCCTCCGATGTCCTGCATCTGCATGCGCTGAAGGCCCGGCTCGAAGAGATGCTGGCGCGCGAGGAACGCACCGAGCTGGCAGCAGCCTGCTTCGATTTCCTGCCGACGCGGGCGCTGCTCGATCTGGCCGGCTGGCCGGACGAGGACATTTTCGCGCATTCCTGA